A genomic window from Sorex araneus isolate mSorAra2 chromosome 2, mSorAra2.pri, whole genome shotgun sequence includes:
- the TFDP2 gene encoding transcription factor Dp-2 isoform X7: MVTQTHIAEATGWVPGDRKRARELIDSDFSESKRSKKGDKNGKGLRHFSMKVCEKVQRKGTTSYNEVADELVSEFTNSNNHLAADSQAYDQKNIRRRVYDALNVLMAMNIISKEKKEIKWIGLPTNSAQECQNLEIEKQRRIERIKQKRAQLQELLLQQIAFKNLVQRNRQNEHQNQGPPALNSTIQLPFIIINTSRKTVIDCSISSDKFEYLFNFDNTFEIHDDIEVLKRMGMSFGLESGRCSLEDLRLAKSLVPKALEGYVTDISTGPAWLNQGLLLNSTQPISNLDLTTGATLSQSSVNPGLSLDAEVALATGQLLAPNSHQSSSAASHCSESRGETPCSFNDDDDEDDDEDSSSPE, encoded by the exons tgataGAAAACGGGCTAGAGAATTAATAGACTCTGATTTTTCAGAAAG TAAACGAAGCAAAAAAGGAGATAAAAATGGAAAGGGCTTGAGACATTTTTCCATGAAAGTGTGTGAGAAAGTTCAGCGGAAAGGGACAACTTCGTACAATGAAGTCGCCGACGAACTGGTGTCAGAATTCACCAATTCGAACAACCACTTGGCAGCCGATTCG CAGGCTTATGACCAGAAGAATATCAGGCGGAGAGTCTATGACGCTCTCAACGTGCTCATGGCCATGAACATCATCtccaaggagaagaaagaaatcaagtggatCGGGCTGCCCACCAACTCCGCGCAGGAGTGCCAGAACCTGGAG ATCGAGAAGCAACGGCGGATAGAGCGGATAAAGCAGAAGCGGGCCCAGCTGCAAGAACTCCTTCTGCAG CAAATCGCCTTCAAAAACCTGGTCCAGAGGAATCGGCAGAACGAGCACCAGAACCAGGGCCCGCCGGCGCTGAACTCCACCATCCAGCTCCCGTTCATCATCATCAACACGAGCCGGAAGACGGTCATCGACTGCAGCATCTCCAGTGACAA GTTTGAGTATCTCTTTAATTTCGACAACACCTTCGAGATCCACGATGACATCGAGGTCCTGAAGCGTATGGGCATGTCCTTCGGGCTAGAGTCGGGCCGCTGCTCGCTGGAGGACCTAAGGCTCGCCAAGTCGCTGGTGCCAAAGGCCCTCGAAGGCTATGTCACAG ATATATCCACTGGCCCCGCGTGGTTAAATCAGGGACTGCTCCTCAACTCCACCCAACCCATCTCCAACCTCGACCTGACCACCGGTGCCACCCTGTCCCAATCCAG CGTCAACCCAGGGCTAAGCTTGGACGCTGAAGTGGCCTTAGCGACCGGGCAGCTGCTCGCCCCCAACAGCCACCAGTCGAGCAGCGCCGCCTCTCACTGCTCCGAGTCCCGCGGGGAGACCCCCTGTTCCTTCAATGATGACGACGACGAGGACGACGACGAGGACTCGTCCTCCCCAGAATAA
- the TFDP2 gene encoding transcription factor Dp-2 isoform X8, giving the protein MVTQTHIAEATGWVPGKRSKKGDKNGKGLRHFSMKVCEKVQRKGTTSYNEVADELVSEFTNSNNHLAADSQAYDQKNIRRRVYDALNVLMAMNIISKEKKEIKWIGLPTNSAQECQNLEIEKQRRIERIKQKRAQLQELLLQQIAFKNLVQRNRQNEHQNQGPPALNSTIQLPFIIINTSRKTVIDCSISSDKFEYLFNFDNTFEIHDDIEVLKRMGMSFGLESGRCSLEDLRLAKSLVPKALEGYVTDISTGPAWLNQGLLLNSTQPISNLDLTTGATLSQSSVNPGLSLDAEVALATGQLLAPNSHQSSSAASHCSESRGETPCSFNDDDDEDDDEDSSSPE; this is encoded by the exons TAAACGAAGCAAAAAAGGAGATAAAAATGGAAAGGGCTTGAGACATTTTTCCATGAAAGTGTGTGAGAAAGTTCAGCGGAAAGGGACAACTTCGTACAATGAAGTCGCCGACGAACTGGTGTCAGAATTCACCAATTCGAACAACCACTTGGCAGCCGATTCG CAGGCTTATGACCAGAAGAATATCAGGCGGAGAGTCTATGACGCTCTCAACGTGCTCATGGCCATGAACATCATCtccaaggagaagaaagaaatcaagtggatCGGGCTGCCCACCAACTCCGCGCAGGAGTGCCAGAACCTGGAG ATCGAGAAGCAACGGCGGATAGAGCGGATAAAGCAGAAGCGGGCCCAGCTGCAAGAACTCCTTCTGCAG CAAATCGCCTTCAAAAACCTGGTCCAGAGGAATCGGCAGAACGAGCACCAGAACCAGGGCCCGCCGGCGCTGAACTCCACCATCCAGCTCCCGTTCATCATCATCAACACGAGCCGGAAGACGGTCATCGACTGCAGCATCTCCAGTGACAA GTTTGAGTATCTCTTTAATTTCGACAACACCTTCGAGATCCACGATGACATCGAGGTCCTGAAGCGTATGGGCATGTCCTTCGGGCTAGAGTCGGGCCGCTGCTCGCTGGAGGACCTAAGGCTCGCCAAGTCGCTGGTGCCAAAGGCCCTCGAAGGCTATGTCACAG ATATATCCACTGGCCCCGCGTGGTTAAATCAGGGACTGCTCCTCAACTCCACCCAACCCATCTCCAACCTCGACCTGACCACCGGTGCCACCCTGTCCCAATCCAG CGTCAACCCAGGGCTAAGCTTGGACGCTGAAGTGGCCTTAGCGACCGGGCAGCTGCTCGCCCCCAACAGCCACCAGTCGAGCAGCGCCGCCTCTCACTGCTCCGAGTCCCGCGGGGAGACCCCCTGTTCCTTCAATGATGACGACGACGAGGACGACGACGAGGACTCGTCCTCCCCAGAATAA